One window from the genome of Candidatus Palauibacter polyketidifaciens encodes:
- a CDS encoding CoA-acylating methylmalonate-semialdehyde dehydrogenase, protein MEPVPHLVGGRARPGASGRTAPVFNPATGRQTGEVPLAGVGEVDEAIAMAVAAFDEWRGVSVARRTKLMFAYRNLVEAYAEEIAKRLTAEHGKVLADAMGEVARGLENIEYACGLAEHLKGTYSEQASTGVDVYSVRRPLGVVAGITPFNFPAMVPLWMFPNAVACGNTFVLKPSPRDPGAANFIAELFHEAGFPAGVLNVVHGDHVAVNRLLKHPDVQAVSFVGSTPVARHVYETATAHGKRVQALGGAKNHMVVLPDADIDLAADSAVSAAYGSAGERCMAISVAVAVGDSADPLVNAIRARMEKLRIGPGDDPASEMGPLITAEHRDRVAEYVREGAEAGARVVVDGRDAPFEGDGFFLGVTLLDRVTPDMSVYRDEIFGPVLCVVRADTYHDAVDLLRNNSWGNGAAIFTRDGGAARQFQEDADAGMVGLNVPIPVPVGYHSFGGWKESAFGAHAIYGPEGVHFYTKPKVMTARWPDPAGSRVDLGFPTNR, encoded by the coding sequence ATCGAACCTGTCCCGCACCTGGTTGGCGGTCGGGCGCGGCCCGGCGCTTCGGGCCGTACGGCGCCTGTCTTCAATCCGGCGACGGGGCGGCAGACGGGCGAAGTGCCGCTGGCGGGGGTCGGCGAAGTGGACGAAGCCATCGCGATGGCCGTGGCGGCGTTCGACGAATGGCGGGGTGTCAGCGTCGCGCGTCGCACGAAGCTCATGTTCGCGTACCGCAACCTGGTCGAGGCGTACGCCGAGGAGATCGCGAAGCGGCTCACCGCCGAGCACGGAAAGGTCCTTGCCGACGCGATGGGCGAGGTCGCCCGCGGCCTGGAAAATATCGAATACGCCTGCGGCCTCGCCGAACACCTGAAAGGGACGTACAGCGAGCAGGCTTCCACTGGCGTCGACGTCTATTCCGTCCGGCGGCCGCTCGGGGTTGTGGCGGGGATCACGCCGTTCAACTTCCCGGCCATGGTGCCGCTCTGGATGTTTCCGAACGCGGTCGCGTGCGGGAATACCTTCGTGCTGAAACCGTCACCCCGCGATCCCGGCGCCGCGAACTTCATCGCGGAACTCTTCCACGAAGCCGGCTTCCCGGCGGGCGTGCTGAACGTTGTGCACGGCGACCATGTGGCCGTGAACCGGTTGCTCAAGCACCCTGATGTGCAGGCCGTCAGCTTCGTGGGGTCCACGCCGGTCGCCCGTCACGTGTACGAGACCGCCACCGCGCACGGAAAGCGCGTGCAGGCGCTCGGTGGCGCCAAGAACCACATGGTCGTGCTGCCCGATGCGGACATCGACCTCGCGGCGGACTCTGCCGTTTCCGCCGCGTACGGATCGGCCGGCGAGCGGTGCATGGCGATCTCCGTCGCGGTCGCGGTCGGAGACAGCGCCGATCCGCTCGTCAACGCGATCCGCGCCCGCATGGAGAAGCTGCGCATCGGCCCCGGCGACGATCCCGCCTCCGAGATGGGCCCGCTCATCACGGCCGAGCACCGCGACCGCGTCGCGGAATACGTGCGCGAGGGCGCCGAGGCGGGCGCGCGCGTCGTCGTCGATGGCCGGGACGCCCCCTTCGAGGGCGACGGCTTCTTCCTCGGCGTCACGCTGCTGGACCGTGTCACACCGGATATGTCGGTCTATCGGGACGAGATCTTCGGTCCCGTCCTCTGCGTGGTGCGGGCGGACACGTACCACGACGCCGTGGACCTCCTGCGCAACAACTCCTGGGGGAACGGTGCGGCGATCTTCACCCGCGACGGGGGCGCCGCGCGACAGTTCCAGGAGGACGCGGACGCCGGGATGGTGGGCCTCAACGTCCCCATCCCCGTCCCCGTCGGATACCACTCCTTCGGCGGCTGGAAGGAGTCGGCGTTCGGGGCGCACGCGATCTATGGCCCCGAGGGCGTGCACTTCTACACGAAACCGAAGGTGATGACGGCGCGCTGGCCCGATCCCGCCGGAAGCCGGGTCGACCTCGGTTTCCCCACCAACCGCTGA
- a CDS encoding aldehyde dehydrogenase family protein, with the protein MENLRKFYIDGAWVEPSVDDTLDVVNPATEEVIGAIAMGEQADVDAAVAAATDAFDAFSQTDREERVALLERICEGYAARSAELAATVSSEMGAPMALAVQAQVPSGMGHFRTMLKILADFEFETDLGTSLLVREPVGVCAFITPWNWPLNQIACKVAPALAAGCTMVLKPSEVAPLNALIFAEILHEAGVPPGVFNLVNGAGPVVGAALSAHPDVDMVSFTGSTRAGVEVARNAAPTVKRVAQELGGKSANIILDDADFGRAVSRGVFAVCNNTGQSCNAPTRMLVPHSRMNEAAEIAAAAAGKVVVGEPGGEGTTIGPAVSDVQFDRIQRLIERGIEEGAHLATGGPGRPEGLERGYYVRPTVFSHVSNEMVVAREEIFGPVLVLIGYEDDDDAVRIANDTLYGLAGYVSAGDRERGRSVARRIRSGQVNLNGARPDFRVPFGGYKQSGNGREWGRHGLEEFLELKAILGYHEEAK; encoded by the coding sequence GTGGAGAACCTCCGCAAGTTCTACATCGACGGGGCGTGGGTCGAACCGTCGGTCGACGATACGCTGGACGTGGTCAACCCGGCGACCGAGGAAGTGATCGGAGCCATCGCGATGGGTGAGCAGGCCGACGTGGACGCCGCGGTGGCGGCCGCGACCGACGCCTTCGACGCCTTCTCACAGACCGACCGGGAGGAAAGGGTCGCGCTGCTGGAACGCATCTGTGAGGGCTACGCGGCCCGTTCGGCGGAGTTGGCCGCGACCGTCAGCTCGGAGATGGGCGCGCCGATGGCCCTGGCCGTGCAGGCGCAGGTCCCTTCCGGCATGGGGCACTTTCGAACCATGCTGAAGATCCTCGCGGACTTCGAATTCGAGACGGACCTCGGAACGTCTCTCCTCGTGAGGGAACCGGTGGGGGTGTGCGCCTTCATCACGCCGTGGAACTGGCCGCTGAACCAGATCGCCTGCAAGGTGGCGCCGGCGCTCGCGGCGGGGTGCACGATGGTGCTCAAACCGTCGGAGGTCGCACCGCTGAACGCCCTGATCTTCGCGGAGATCCTGCATGAGGCCGGTGTGCCGCCCGGGGTCTTCAATCTCGTGAACGGGGCGGGTCCAGTCGTGGGAGCGGCGCTTTCCGCGCACCCCGACGTCGACATGGTCTCCTTCACCGGCTCCACCCGGGCCGGGGTGGAGGTCGCCCGGAACGCGGCGCCGACGGTGAAGCGCGTGGCGCAGGAACTGGGCGGCAAGTCGGCGAACATCATCCTGGATGACGCCGATTTCGGGCGGGCGGTGTCCCGGGGGGTCTTCGCGGTGTGCAACAACACGGGACAGTCCTGCAACGCGCCGACGCGCATGCTGGTGCCGCATTCGCGCATGAACGAGGCGGCGGAGATCGCGGCCGCGGCGGCAGGGAAGGTCGTGGTCGGCGAGCCCGGCGGCGAGGGGACAACGATCGGTCCGGCGGTGTCCGATGTGCAGTTCGACAGGATCCAGCGGCTGATTGAGCGGGGGATCGAGGAGGGTGCGCACCTCGCGACGGGAGGGCCCGGGCGGCCGGAGGGACTGGAGCGGGGGTACTACGTCCGGCCGACGGTTTTCTCGCACGTGAGCAACGAGATGGTCGTCGCGCGCGAGGAGATCTTCGGACCGGTCCTCGTGCTCATCGGATACGAGGACGATGATGACGCCGTTCGCATCGCGAACGACACACTCTACGGTCTCGCCGGCTACGTGTCGGCGGGCGACCGCGAACGTGGACGGTCCGTCGCGCGCCGGATCCGATCGGGCCAGGTCAACCTTAACGGCGCGCGTCCGGACTTCAGGGTGCCGTTCGGCGGCTACAAGCAATCCGGCAACGGGCGTGAATGGGGTCGCCACGGGCTCGAGGAGTTCCTCGAGCTGAAGGCGATCCTCGGCTATCACGAGGAGGCGAAGTGA
- a CDS encoding TonB-dependent receptor, whose product MLKRAFLALAFLAVPAAAFAQGTIEGRVTNQSGAGLSGARVAIPALDISVGSGAGGAYSISDVPAGDHVVEVRIIGYAIQTQTVSVVSGQTANQDFSLELQAINLGELVVVGSRAQPRTVTESMVPVDVIPVSEITSQAETNIDFLLRTVVPSYNVRVEPISDAATITRPANLRGLASDHTMVLINGKRRHRGSIITWLGAGLSDGAQGVDIGSIPGIALRQVEVLRDGASAQYGSDAIAGVMNFILKDDRDGGMIEVKTGSYYEGDGDMLTVSGNVGVPLGATGFANLSVEYGNQDPTDRAIQRADAIALLGAGNSAVRTPTAQIWGSPEVNDDLKVWLNTGYTFSDDEQFYAFGNLSTKEVDGGFFFRNPNTRGAVFSGDGGESLLIGDVLQAKGLGSANCPEVPITNHVPDPVALAQVFADPNCFSFQEMFPGGFTPQFGGNVTDWSVVSGVKGGNEDGFTWDASAGFGSHTADFFIYNTVNAALGPETPTHFDPGLYRQDEFNLNFDVAYEASDQVHLAGGLERREERFTIGQGQDESWKIGPYAAQGFSSSSNGFPGFSPIAAGEWDRQNVAVYGDVQLGGSEDPWTLGAALRWEDFSDFGSQLTGKVSGRLEVSDAVALRAGGSTGFRAPTPGQQNAFNVSTVFDATIGDLVNRGTIPSTSAVAALRGGEQLKPEKAFSLTAGAVFDADAFKLTMDYYRISISDRFAQTQTFSLTDTEVARLLGEGITSAANLAEFRFFTNDFSTRTQGLDIVANYTPPSMGGATSFSVLFNYNGTSVTDFNPDVINQDRVDQLEQSVPSWRGSLNVLHTIGGVRGLVRGTWYDSWVDVGGVVIGGVEGTAFPGRFLVDFELSTDLTDDAELTIGANNLFDTYPAAQDPDTADNVGLLYPESSPFGFNGGYYYVRVNYRWSWLTG is encoded by the coding sequence ATGCTGAAACGTGCATTCCTGGCCCTTGCCTTTCTGGCGGTGCCGGCGGCGGCCTTTGCCCAGGGGACGATCGAGGGCAGGGTCACCAACCAATCCGGCGCCGGCCTCAGCGGCGCGAGGGTCGCGATCCCCGCGCTCGACATATCGGTGGGCTCGGGTGCCGGCGGCGCCTATTCGATTTCCGATGTCCCGGCCGGCGACCATGTGGTCGAAGTCCGGATCATCGGTTACGCCATTCAGACGCAGACGGTCTCGGTCGTGAGCGGTCAGACCGCGAACCAGGACTTCTCGCTGGAACTCCAGGCGATCAACCTCGGAGAGCTGGTGGTCGTCGGAAGCCGCGCGCAGCCGCGAACGGTGACCGAGTCGATGGTGCCGGTGGACGTGATCCCGGTGTCCGAGATCACGAGCCAGGCGGAGACGAACATCGACTTCCTGCTCCGCACCGTGGTGCCATCCTACAACGTCCGGGTCGAGCCCATCAGCGACGCGGCGACGATCACGCGCCCGGCGAACCTGCGGGGGCTCGCGTCCGACCACACCATGGTGCTGATCAACGGGAAGCGGCGGCACCGCGGGTCGATCATCACGTGGCTCGGGGCCGGTCTCTCGGATGGGGCCCAGGGCGTTGACATCGGTTCCATTCCCGGCATCGCGCTGCGGCAGGTGGAAGTCCTCCGCGACGGCGCCTCGGCCCAGTACGGCTCGGACGCCATCGCCGGCGTGATGAACTTCATCCTCAAGGACGACCGCGACGGCGGCATGATCGAGGTGAAGACCGGCAGCTACTACGAAGGCGACGGCGACATGCTCACCGTCTCCGGAAACGTCGGGGTCCCGCTGGGGGCCACGGGCTTCGCCAACCTCAGCGTCGAATACGGGAACCAGGATCCGACGGACCGGGCCATCCAGCGCGCCGACGCCATCGCGCTCCTCGGGGCCGGCAACAGCGCCGTGCGCACGCCCACGGCCCAGATCTGGGGGTCGCCCGAGGTCAACGACGACCTCAAGGTGTGGCTCAACACGGGCTATACGTTCAGCGACGACGAGCAGTTCTACGCGTTCGGTAACCTCTCCACCAAGGAGGTGGACGGCGGGTTCTTCTTCCGTAATCCGAACACGCGGGGCGCGGTGTTCAGCGGCGACGGGGGCGAGTCGCTCCTCATCGGCGACGTGCTGCAGGCGAAGGGTCTCGGATCGGCGAACTGCCCCGAGGTCCCCATCACGAACCATGTGCCCGACCCGGTGGCGCTGGCGCAGGTCTTCGCCGACCCGAACTGCTTCTCGTTCCAGGAGATGTTCCCGGGCGGCTTCACGCCCCAGTTCGGCGGCAACGTCACCGACTGGTCCGTCGTGAGCGGCGTCAAGGGCGGCAACGAGGACGGCTTCACGTGGGACGCCAGCGCCGGCTTCGGCAGCCACACCGCCGACTTCTTCATCTACAACACGGTGAACGCGGCGCTCGGGCCAGAGACGCCCACGCATTTCGACCCGGGGCTGTACCGGCAGGATGAGTTCAACCTGAACTTCGACGTCGCGTACGAGGCCAGCGACCAGGTCCACCTCGCGGGCGGGCTCGAGCGGCGGGAAGAGCGCTTCACGATCGGGCAGGGGCAGGACGAGTCGTGGAAGATCGGGCCCTACGCCGCGCAGGGATTCAGTTCGTCCTCCAACGGTTTCCCCGGCTTCAGCCCGATCGCCGCGGGAGAATGGGATCGCCAGAACGTGGCGGTCTACGGAGACGTTCAGCTGGGCGGCAGCGAAGATCCGTGGACGCTCGGCGCCGCGTTGCGCTGGGAGGACTTCTCCGACTTCGGAAGCCAGCTGACGGGGAAGGTCTCGGGTCGTCTCGAGGTGAGCGACGCGGTTGCCCTGCGCGCCGGCGGGAGCACCGGCTTCCGCGCGCCGACGCCGGGGCAGCAGAACGCCTTCAACGTGTCGACGGTGTTCGACGCGACGATCGGCGACCTCGTCAACCGCGGTACGATCCCCTCGACGTCGGCCGTGGCGGCCCTTCGAGGCGGGGAGCAGCTGAAGCCCGAGAAGGCGTTCAGCCTGACGGCGGGGGCCGTGTTCGACGCGGATGCGTTCAAGCTGACGATGGACTACTACCGGATCTCGATCTCGGACCGCTTCGCGCAGACGCAGACGTTCTCGCTCACCGACACCGAGGTCGCGCGACTCCTGGGCGAGGGGATCACGAGCGCGGCGAACCTCGCCGAGTTCCGGTTCTTCACGAACGACTTCAGCACGAGGACGCAGGGGCTGGACATCGTGGCGAACTACACGCCCCCGTCGATGGGCGGCGCGACGAGCTTCAGCGTGCTCTTCAACTACAACGGGACGTCGGTCACCGACTTCAACCCCGACGTCATCAACCAGGACCGGGTCGACCAGCTTGAGCAGTCCGTCCCCTCGTGGCGGGGCTCGCTCAACGTCCTGCACACGATCGGCGGGGTGCGCGGCCTCGTGCGCGGCACCTGGTACGATTCGTGGGTGGACGTTGGTGGCGTCGTGATCGGCGGTGTGGAAGGCACGGCCTTCCCCGGCCGGTTCCTCGTCGACTTCGAGTTGTCCACGGACCTCACGGACGATGCCGAACTCACGATCGGCGCGAACAACCTGTTCGACACGTATCCGGCGGCGCAGGATCCGGACACGGCGGACAATGTGGGTCTGCTCTATCCGGAGAGCTCGCCGTTCGGATTCAACGGCGGATACTACTACGTTCGCGTGAACTACCGGTGGTCGTGGCTCACGGGGTGA
- a CDS encoding cold shock domain-containing protein, translating to MRRSGTVKWFNDQKGFGFIALDDGSAEVFVHHTAIQADGFRSLAEGEKVELDVVDGPKGPKAENVVKQAY from the coding sequence ATGCGCAGAAGCGGCACAGTCAAGTGGTTCAACGATCAGAAGGGCTTCGGGTTCATCGCGCTCGATGATGGATCCGCGGAGGTCTTCGTTCACCACACGGCGATCCAGGCGGACGGTTTTCGGAGTCTGGCGGAAGGCGAGAAGGTCGAGCTCGATGTCGTCGACGGACCGAAGGGCCCCAAGGCCGAGAACGTGGTCAAGCAGGCCTACTGA
- a CDS encoding DUF6065 family protein — MAKKAKARPRSARGIELTAFRVADTALEIETGDQRREWMDETPDRFAYRCLPLLIANQAGWDLLCPTKFWLRWDGGVGLESIRFRWEDEPHPAISSHFGSGVVTFTPGYLFRTTKGHNLWARGCPNLPKDGIVPLDGIIETDWAPFSFTMNWKVTRPKHWIRFDEAEPICRILPMPRHYLENARPRTRELWDDRLVARQYTEWNESRAQFIDDLHARDEETVREGWQRTYIRGQNMRGMRMQDHQTKLRLRDFLSVGK, encoded by the coding sequence GTGGCGAAGAAGGCGAAGGCGCGGCCCCGATCCGCGCGCGGCATCGAACTGACGGCGTTCCGGGTCGCGGACACCGCCCTCGAGATCGAGACGGGCGACCAGCGTCGCGAGTGGATGGACGAGACGCCCGACCGCTTCGCGTACCGCTGCCTGCCGCTCCTCATCGCGAACCAGGCCGGCTGGGATCTGCTCTGTCCGACGAAGTTCTGGCTTCGCTGGGACGGCGGGGTCGGGTTGGAGTCCATCCGTTTTCGCTGGGAGGACGAACCGCACCCGGCCATCTCGAGCCATTTCGGGAGCGGAGTCGTGACGTTCACGCCCGGCTACCTGTTCCGCACCACGAAGGGCCACAACCTCTGGGCGCGAGGCTGCCCGAACCTCCCCAAGGACGGCATCGTTCCGCTCGACGGGATCATCGAGACGGACTGGGCCCCGTTCTCGTTCACGATGAACTGGAAGGTCACGCGGCCCAAGCATTGGATCCGCTTCGACGAGGCAGAGCCCATCTGCCGGATCCTCCCCATGCCGCGGCACTATCTCGAGAACGCGCGCCCCCGCACGCGAGAGCTGTGGGACGACAGGCTCGTCGCCCGGCAGTACACGGAATGGAACGAGTCCAGAGCCCAGTTCATTGACGACCTCCACGCCCGGGATGAAGAGACGGTTCGAGAGGGCTGGCAGCGGACCTATATTCGCGGCCAGAACATGCGCGGCATGCGGATGCAGGACCACCAGACGAAGCTCCGGCTTCGCGATTTCCTCTCTGTGGGGAAGTAG
- a CDS encoding DUF1015 family protein, producing MLTIRPIRRALVPVDSAAAHRVSALNYDEFQGDHEIWEAIRDAPDSVLSVTMAHCAVASPDRILRGDSEESLARARRNFERLCGSPLTHEVQRTLYIYEIVDPQRPGVRQIGLGGLARTAQIRTEATANGPIIRNEGVRPPKARGRARLIEATGAIIGTVNNAVPDASGAFAAALERHADGTAVDFEVEGHLGTTHRIWLVSEPGAVTRLQRLLAGEPEAYVADGNHRSAAAAMLGHESFLAVFFPADRMGISPYNRLVRLPGDRDASVESALARSFDVAPAGDGPLQPDETHVVGVYTADGGWRRALPRAGVYDETDAAASIDHDIVQRTLLADLGIPDAADERLTFVGANRDAAWLAAEVDGGRADLAVTLPAVTMDQFVAVCRQRRMMPPKSTWFEPKIRSGLVMALLGDD from the coding sequence ATGCTCACGATACGCCCCATCCGCCGCGCGCTCGTGCCCGTCGACTCGGCGGCCGCGCACCGCGTCTCCGCGCTCAACTACGACGAGTTTCAGGGAGACCACGAGATCTGGGAAGCCATTCGGGACGCACCGGACTCGGTGCTGAGCGTCACCATGGCGCACTGCGCCGTGGCGAGCCCGGACCGGATCCTGAGGGGGGACTCGGAGGAGTCGCTCGCGCGGGCGCGCCGCAACTTCGAGCGCCTGTGCGGCTCCCCGCTCACGCACGAGGTGCAGAGGACCCTGTACATCTATGAGATCGTGGATCCGCAGCGCCCCGGCGTGCGCCAGATCGGCCTCGGGGGGCTGGCGCGCACGGCCCAGATCCGGACGGAGGCGACGGCGAACGGGCCGATTATCCGCAACGAGGGAGTCCGCCCGCCCAAGGCGAGGGGACGAGCACGGCTGATCGAGGCGACCGGCGCCATCATCGGGACCGTCAACAACGCGGTGCCCGACGCGTCGGGGGCGTTCGCGGCGGCCCTCGAGCGCCACGCCGATGGAACGGCGGTCGACTTCGAGGTGGAGGGACACCTCGGGACGACGCATCGCATCTGGCTCGTCTCGGAGCCGGGCGCCGTCACGCGCCTGCAGCGTCTCCTGGCGGGCGAGCCGGAAGCGTACGTGGCCGACGGGAACCACCGGAGCGCCGCCGCGGCCATGCTGGGACACGAGTCCTTTCTCGCGGTGTTCTTTCCGGCCGACCGGATGGGGATCTCCCCCTACAACCGGCTGGTCCGGCTCCCCGGCGATCGCGACGCGTCGGTGGAGTCGGCGCTGGCGCGCTCGTTCGACGTGGCGCCTGCGGGAGACGGGCCTCTGCAGCCGGACGAAACACACGTGGTCGGCGTGTACACGGCGGACGGAGGTTGGCGGCGCGCCTTGCCGCGGGCCGGCGTCTACGACGAGACGGACGCTGCGGCCTCCATCGACCACGATATCGTGCAGCGGACGCTCCTCGCGGATCTGGGCATCCCCGATGCGGCCGACGAGCGGCTCACCTTCGTCGGCGCCAACAGGGACGCGGCGTGGCTCGCGGCCGAAGTGGACGGGGGTCGCGCCGACCTGGCCGTCACACTGCCCGCAGTGACCATGGACCAGTTCGTCGCGGTCTGTCGGCAGCGCCGGATGATGCCGCCCAAGTCGACCTGGTTCGAGCCCAAGATCCGCAGCGGACTCGTCATGGCGCTCCTCGGCGACGACTGA
- a CDS encoding benzoate-CoA ligase family protein: MRAAVPQPIFDPPERFNIAEYFLGDRIREGWGGRRALLTDGGEKTYAEVDALANRYGHLLRRAGVRPEERVLIALPDGPDFVGALFGTLRIGAVGVMLNPYLRRDEISYFFRYTRGAVLLVDSGRADAFREAASPGVADAGAGSAADDGEGLRWGEEISAPRETFVVDRPRFRERLHGQPATLDPFPTHRHDPALWLFSGGTTGRPKGVVQTHASFANTTECYGKRVLGLTEDDITLSVPKLFFGYATGSNLFFPFSVGATAALFPERCTPEVLFHRIETFRPTILVNVPTMIRLMVAQPDAAGRDLSSLRLATSAGEALPPELHRRWRDTWGVPLLDGLGTAEMWHIFLSNRPEEVHPGTLGRAVPGFDVRVCDDEGRELPDGEVGWLRVRGGSRALGYWQRADATAEAFRGEWYVSGDMVVRDERGVFRYCGRGDDMLKVKGKWLSPGEVEDCLLQHAAVADAAVVGVPGRDGLVQPVAWIVPAGANSDATGLAATLRTFVASRLASYKAPAAVHVVDALPRTHLGKVDRAALRETVTGVSRRRGAP, from the coding sequence ATGCGAGCCGCCGTTCCGCAGCCGATCTTCGATCCGCCCGAGCGCTTCAACATCGCCGAGTATTTCCTCGGCGACCGCATCCGGGAGGGGTGGGGCGGCCGCCGCGCGCTCCTCACCGATGGCGGCGAGAAGACCTATGCCGAGGTCGACGCGCTCGCGAACCGCTACGGTCACCTCCTGCGCCGCGCCGGCGTGCGGCCGGAGGAGCGGGTCCTCATCGCGCTCCCGGACGGACCGGACTTCGTCGGCGCCCTCTTCGGGACGCTGCGGATCGGCGCCGTGGGCGTCATGCTGAACCCGTACCTTCGGCGCGACGAGATCTCGTACTTCTTCCGTTATACGCGCGGCGCCGTCCTGCTCGTGGATTCCGGCCGCGCGGACGCCTTCCGCGAAGCCGCGTCGCCCGGTGTGGCCGATGCCGGAGCGGGATCCGCGGCGGATGACGGGGAGGGGCTCCGCTGGGGCGAAGAGATCTCCGCCCCTCGCGAAACGTTCGTTGTGGACCGGCCGCGGTTCAGGGAGCGTCTGCACGGCCAACCGGCGACGCTGGATCCGTTCCCCACTCACCGACACGATCCCGCCCTCTGGCTGTTCAGCGGAGGAACGACGGGACGCCCGAAAGGCGTCGTGCAGACGCACGCCTCGTTCGCGAATACGACGGAGTGTTACGGGAAGCGCGTGCTGGGCCTGACGGAGGACGACATCACGCTCTCCGTCCCCAAGCTGTTCTTCGGATACGCCACCGGGTCCAACCTCTTCTTCCCCTTTTCGGTCGGCGCGACGGCGGCCCTCTTCCCGGAACGCTGCACGCCCGAGGTCCTCTTCCATCGCATCGAGACGTTCCGCCCGACGATACTCGTGAATGTCCCCACCATGATCCGGCTCATGGTGGCGCAGCCGGACGCCGCCGGCCGCGACCTGTCCTCCCTCCGCCTGGCGACTTCGGCGGGCGAGGCGCTGCCGCCCGAGCTTCACCGGCGCTGGCGGGACACGTGGGGCGTCCCGCTCCTGGACGGACTGGGGACGGCGGAGATGTGGCACATCTTCCTGAGCAATCGCCCGGAGGAGGTTCATCCCGGGACCCTGGGCCGCGCCGTCCCCGGGTTCGACGTGCGGGTCTGCGATGACGAAGGCCGGGAGCTGCCGGATGGCGAAGTGGGCTGGCTCCGGGTCCGCGGGGGATCCCGGGCCCTGGGCTACTGGCAGCGGGCGGACGCGACGGCGGAGGCGTTCCGGGGCGAGTGGTACGTATCCGGAGATATGGTCGTCCGCGACGAACGGGGCGTCTTCCGCTACTGCGGGCGCGGCGACGACATGCTCAAGGTGAAGGGGAAATGGTTGTCGCCCGGCGAAGTGGAGGACTGCCTGCTGCAGCACGCGGCCGTGGCGGACGCGGCCGTGGTCGGCGTCCCGGGCCGCGACGGGCTCGTGCAGCCGGTGGCCTGGATCGTACCGGCCGGGGCGAACTCCGACGCCACCGGACTGGCGGCGACGCTGCGGACATTCGTGGCTTCGCGCCTGGCGTCGTACAAGGCGCCGGCCGCCGTTCACGTCGTGGACGCGCTCCCCCGCACGCACCTGGGGAAGGTCGACCGCGCGGCGCTCCGCGAGACCGTGACGGGGGTCAGTCGTCGCCGAGGAGCGCCATGA
- a CDS encoding creatininase family protein has translation MTLYRLSDLTWEEFGALDLDRTVAILPVGATEAHGPHLPLDTDVIIAEAMAEAGARRLSARGLETVLLDGLRYTPAAFAANFPGTIDIGTATFTALVVDIAASLGRAGIATLAIANAHFDPAHVETLRAAAAAVGEGDAIRVVFPDVTRRPWGSRLTEEFRSGACHAGQYEGSIVLARSPGCVRMEIMRELEDNPVSLSAAIGAGLGDFAEAGGTRAYFGYPSQATAEEGRATIETLGDILAEAVSAALEEEKES, from the coding sequence ATGACTCTGTACAGGCTGTCGGACCTCACCTGGGAGGAGTTCGGGGCGCTCGACCTCGATCGAACGGTCGCCATCCTGCCCGTGGGAGCTACCGAAGCGCACGGCCCCCATCTGCCTCTCGACACCGACGTCATCATCGCGGAAGCGATGGCGGAAGCCGGCGCCCGGCGACTCTCGGCTCGCGGTCTGGAGACCGTGCTCCTCGACGGCCTCCGGTACACGCCCGCCGCCTTCGCCGCGAACTTCCCCGGCACCATCGATATCGGGACCGCGACATTCACCGCCCTCGTCGTCGATATCGCCGCCAGCCTGGGCCGGGCCGGGATCGCTACGCTGGCGATCGCGAACGCACACTTCGACCCCGCTCACGTCGAGACGCTTCGGGCGGCGGCCGCGGCGGTCGGCGAGGGGGACGCCATTCGCGTCGTATTTCCGGACGTCACGCGCCGGCCGTGGGGAAGCCGGCTGACGGAGGAGTTCCGAAGCGGGGCGTGTCACGCCGGGCAGTACGAGGGTTCGATCGTTCTCGCCCGTAGCCCCGGGTGCGTGCGCATGGAAATAATGCGCGAACTGGAGGACAATCCGGTCTCCCTCTCCGCCGCGATCGGGGCCGGACTCGGAGACTTCGCGGAAGCGGGGGGGACGCGGGCCTACTTCGGTTATCCGTCGCAGGCGACGGCGGAAGAGGGACGTGCTACGATTGAGACGCTCGGAGACATCCTCGCGGAAGCGGTGAGCGCAGCCCTGGAAGAGGAGAAAGAGTCGTGA